From a region of the Lactuca sativa cultivar Salinas chromosome 4, Lsat_Salinas_v11, whole genome shotgun sequence genome:
- the LOC111915295 gene encoding (R)-mandelonitrile lyase-like, with product MKFVVNATQLPLEDTYDYIIVGGGTAGCPLAATLSKTYRVLLLERGGLPFANANLMTREGFLPTLTNFDQFDSPAQAFTSEDGVPNARGRVLGGSSAINAGFYSRADEDFYKRSGINWDTHVVQRSYEWVEKAIVFHPQLQTWQTAIRDGLIESGIEPYNGYTLNHTLGTKIGGSTFDSSGHRHSAADLLNMANSSNIKVAIYATVERVLFAPSYSLLSRQNAIGVVFHDLIGGYHHAMLRNNGEVILCTGAIGSPQLLLLSGIGPRPYLSSWGIPVVRHSPYVGNYMYDNPRNGISIVSPVPLEQSLIQVVGITDSGAYVEAASNVLPFSSPAYSVFLRPTSSPLYLTVASIMEKIIGPHSSGTLRLASTDVRTNPIVRFNYFSNPVDLERCVNGTRKIGALLRSRAMDDFKFWEWSGTDFRFVGPALPIDQSSNILMRDFCRRTVSTIWHYHGGCVVGRVVDHNLRVAGVHSLRVVDGSTFTVSPGTNPQATVLMLGR from the coding sequence ATGAAGTTCGTAGTTAATGCAACGCAGCTTCCTCTGGAGGACACATACGACTACATAATAGTCGGCGGCGGCACCGCCGGTTGCCCACTGGCAGCGACGTTATCAAAAACCTACCGTGTTCTTCTTCTTGAAAGAGGCGGTCTTCCTTTCGCGAACGCTAACCTCATGACTCGTGAGGGTTTCCTCCCTACACTCACTAACTTTGATCAATTTGACTCTCCTGCTCAGGCGTTCACTTCCGAGGACGGCGTCCCCAACGCCCGTGGCCGCGTTCTTGGCGGCAGCAGCGCCATTAATGCCGGATTTTACAGCCGAGCAGATGAAGATTTCTACAAAAGATCCGGGATCAATTGGGATACGCATGTGGTGCAGCGATCTTACGAATGGGTTGAGAAAGCTATCGTGTTCCATCCGCAGTTACAGACATGGCAAACAGCCATCCGTGACGGATTAATTGAATCCGGTATCGAACCTTATAATGGTTATACTTTAAATCACACTTTAGGTACCAAGATTGGTGGCTCGACGTTTGACAGCTCCGGCCATCGACACAGCGCCGCTGATCTTTTAAACATGGCTAATTCATCCAATATCAAGGTGGCGATCTATGCCACCGTGGAGAGGGTTTTGTTCGCTCCTTCATATTCTTTGTTGTCCAGACAGAATGCTATAGGAGTTGTGTTTCATGATCTGATCGGCGGCTATCATCATGCAATGTTACGGAATAACGGAGAGGTCATTCTCTGCACCGGCGCCATTGGCAGCCCGCAGCTGCTTCTCCTGAGCGGCATTGGCCCACGCCCTTATCTTTCTTCTTGGGGGATACCCGTCGTACGTCATTCTCCATACGTCGGAAATTATATGTATGATAATCCACGCAACGGAATATCGATCGTGTCGCCGGTTCCACTGGAGCAATCTCTCATACAGGTTGTGGGCATCACCGATTCCGGTGCTTATGTTGAAGCAGCATCCAATGTTCTCCCTTTTTCTTCACCTGCATACTCCGTTTTCCTCCGACCGACTTCTTCCCCCTTGTATCTTACTGTTGCTAGCATCATGGAGAAGATTATCGGACCACACTCTTCTGGGACACTTCGATTGGCGTCCACAGACGTGAGAACCAACCCTATTGTGCGATTTAACTACTTCAGTAATCCGGTGGATCTAGAAAGATGTGTGAACGGAACTCGAAAGATCGGAGCCTTGCTTAGAAGCCGAGCCATGGATGATTTCAAGTTCTGGGAATGGTCCGGTACGGATTTCAGATTTGTGGGTCCTGCATTGCCGATTGACCAATCGAGTAACATTCTGATGCGTGACTTCTGTCGCCGGACTGTGAGCACAATATGGCATTACCACGGCGGATGCGTCGTCGGAAGAGTGGTGGATCACAATTTGAGGGTCGCCGGCGTTCATTCTCTTCGCGTGGTGGATGGTTCCACTTTTACAGTCTCACCGGGGACCAATCCACAGGCTACTGTGTTGATGCTTGGCAGGTAA